The Flavobacteriales bacterium genomic sequence CCGATACCACAAGCGGTTGGAAAATCGGTGGAACGATCGCCGTTAACCTGAACCAGGTGTCGTTGACCAATTGGGCAGCCGGTGGTCAGAATTCGGTTTCAGCCAGTGGACTGCTCAGTTTGTTTGCCCATCACAGTCATGGCAAATCTCTCTGGGAAAATACCCTCGACCTCGGATACGGAAGCATCAAAAACGGAAACCAGAAACACTGGTGGAAATCAGATGACAAGGTTGACCTGATGTCGAAGTACGGAAGAAAAGCCAGTAAATACTGGCACTATGCAGGGCTTTTCAATTTCCGCACCCAAATGGATAACGGTTACAATTACCCGAATGATACCGTAATCATCTCCAAAGCCCTGGCCCCCGCCTATGTATTGGGCGCCCTGGGATTCGACTTCCAGCGTAGCAAAAACTTCACTGCGTTCCTCGCACCATTCACCGCCAAGGCCACCCTGGTAAATGACCAGACACTGGCTGATGCGGGTGCATTCGGCGTAGAACCTGCCGTGTACAACCAAACCTCAGGCACCCGCATCACACCCGGGGAAAAAAGCAGGGTTGAACTTGGAGGCTATGTGCGCATCTTTGCCAAAAAGGATGTAATGGAAAACA encodes the following:
- a CDS encoding DUF3078 domain-containing protein, coding for MKSLRTLTGCLLILSATSGLLHAQVTDAENKLKDAKTDTTSGWKIGGTIAVNLNQVSLTNWAAGGQNSVSASGLLSLFAHHSHGKSLWENTLDLGYGSIKNGNQKHWWKSDDKVDLMSKYGRKASKYWHYAGLFNFRTQMDNGYNYPNDTVIISKALAPAYVLGALGFDFQRSKNFTAFLAPFTAKATLVNDQTLADAGAFGVEPAVYNQTSGTRITPGEKSRVELGGYVRIFAKKDVMENITAQTKLDLFSNYLEHPENIDVNWQVLVSMKVNKYISATLTTDLIYDDDINIAVDTNNDGVTDKSGPRTQFKEVLGVGFSYKFQ